In Dolichospermum flos-aquae CCAP 1403/13F, the following proteins share a genomic window:
- a CDS encoding sensor histidine kinase: protein MASLKNKLINNNLRLGKILLIVTIFIFLAVLEYSTPNDYVFGYLYSGAILLVNSWFGGMATISATFLAVFLTMLNAWIPGAESIRASTVASRVIAAIALIVTGFLSQRLRKSQKAIALTQTKLESQAQLVRLREDFASTLTHDLKTPLLGAVETIKAFQKEKFGAVLPTQQKVLATMARSHETSLDLLETLLDVYRNDTEGLKLDLAPVDLSILAETATATLIELAANRRIHLSLNYGDSDWKRSLWVRGDALQLQRVFSNLLINAINHSRRGDHVEIVLESQTSYQVVKILDTGAGIQPEQFSHLFERFYQGNSDSYGALVPSGTLRERYRGELSQRQAKGSGLGLYLSRQIIEAHNGIIWAENRVPNGAIFAFKLPVLPFQS, encoded by the coding sequence ATGGCATCTTTAAAAAATAAATTAATAAACAATAACTTACGTCTTGGTAAAATATTACTAATTGTCACTATATTTATCTTTCTAGCAGTTTTAGAATATTCTACCCCCAATGATTATGTTTTTGGATATCTCTACAGTGGAGCAATTTTATTAGTCAATTCTTGGTTTGGGGGAATGGCAACAATAAGCGCAACATTTCTTGCTGTTTTTCTAACTATGTTAAATGCGTGGATACCTGGAGCTGAATCAATTCGAGCTTCTACTGTTGCTAGTCGAGTAATTGCTGCAATAGCTTTGATAGTCACCGGATTTTTAAGTCAGCGATTACGAAAATCTCAAAAAGCCATTGCCCTCACTCAAACTAAACTCGAATCCCAAGCCCAATTAGTGAGACTAAGAGAAGATTTTGCTTCCACACTTACTCACGATTTAAAAACGCCACTTTTAGGAGCAGTTGAAACTATTAAAGCCTTTCAAAAAGAAAAATTTGGTGCAGTTTTACCAACCCAACAGAAAGTTCTAGCAACAATGGCACGCAGCCATGAAACTTCCCTTGATTTATTAGAAACTTTGTTAGATGTTTATCGCAATGATACAGAAGGCTTAAAACTAGATTTAGCTCCTGTGGATTTAAGTATCTTAGCAGAAACAGCAACGGCTACCTTAATTGAATTAGCAGCAAATCGTCGCATTCATCTATCATTAAACTATGGTGATTCTGATTGGAAACGCTCTCTTTGGGTGCGCGGTGATGCTTTGCAACTGCAACGAGTTTTTAGCAATTTGCTGATTAATGCTATTAACCATTCTCGACGCGGTGATCATGTCGAAATTGTCTTAGAATCGCAAACTTCCTATCAAGTTGTCAAAATTTTAGATACAGGTGCAGGTATCCAACCTGAACAGTTTTCCCACTTATTTGAACGATTTTACCAAGGAAATAGCGATTCCTACGGAGCGCTAGTTCCCTCCGGGACGCTCCGCGAACGCTATCGCGGTGAGCTTTCCCAACGCCAAGCTAAAGGTTCGGGATTAGGACTTTATTTATCTCGGCAAATTATTGAAGCTCATAACGGTATAATATGGGCAGAAAACAGAGTTCCCAATGGCGCTATTTTTGCCTTCAAGCTCCCTGTTTTGCCATTTCAATCTTAA
- the kdpA gene encoding potassium-transporting ATPase subunit KdpA has protein sequence MLQGWIQIALTLILVIATTPLLGRYIACVFLGESTLLDSVLNPIERIIFVLIGVRPQDEMTGWQYAKAVLYSNIVMGILVFTILMTQAWLPFNPTGLGTPTWDTALHTTFSFLTNTDQQHYSGETTFSYASQTFALSFLMFVSSATGLSVGIAFIRGLTGRTLGNFYIDITKSITRILLPMSIIMGLLLIMAGVPETLAGVATATTLEGATQAIARGPVAHMEAIKQIGENGGGFFATNSAHPFENPSGFSNLLQTWGMISIPTALIYTYSVFANNLKQAWLAFWMVFTIFTILLIVTTIGEYQGNPLVNSLLGSQQPNLEGKEVRFGWAQSSLFATITTGTMCGAVNALLDSFMPPGGFVFLFNLFLQIVWGGQGTGTAYLFIYYILAVFLTGLMVGRTPEFLGRKIEKKEIVLSSVVLLVHPFAILIPWAIVFAFPDALSGISNPGFHGVSQVVYEYASAAANNGSGFEGLADSQPAATGLWWNLSASFSILAGRYIPIIALLLLADSMSNKQPVPMTAGTLRTDTGLFTGVTGGVILILGALTFFPVLVLGPIAEWFLISK, from the coding sequence ATGTTACAAGGTTGGATACAAATTGCATTGACATTAATTCTTGTCATTGCCACCACTCCTTTATTAGGGAGATATATCGCTTGCGTTTTTCTAGGAGAAAGCACACTGCTTGACTCTGTGTTAAATCCCATAGAAAGAATAATTTTTGTCTTAATTGGAGTTCGTCCTCAAGATGAAATGACAGGTTGGCAATATGCCAAAGCTGTACTTTACAGTAATATCGTTATGGGGATTTTGGTATTTACTATTTTGATGACTCAAGCATGGCTACCATTCAATCCGACAGGGTTAGGTACACCAACTTGGGATACAGCATTACACACGACTTTTTCTTTTCTTACTAATACAGATCAACAACATTATTCTGGAGAAACAACCTTCAGTTATGCCAGTCAAACATTCGCTTTGAGTTTTTTGATGTTCGTTTCATCAGCGACCGGTTTGTCGGTGGGAATTGCCTTTATTCGGGGCTTAACTGGCAGAACATTGGGTAACTTTTATATTGACATCACCAAGTCAATTACGCGGATTTTGTTGCCCATGTCAATCATTATGGGATTGTTATTGATCATGGCTGGTGTGCCTGAAACCCTTGCCGGAGTGGCAACAGCGACAACATTAGAAGGTGCTACTCAAGCGATCGCTCGCGGACCAGTTGCCCACATGGAAGCGATTAAACAAATTGGTGAGAACGGTGGTGGTTTTTTTGCTACTAACTCAGCACATCCCTTTGAAAATCCCAGTGGTTTTTCTAACTTATTGCAAACCTGGGGCATGATTTCTATCCCCACAGCACTAATTTACACCTATAGCGTATTTGCTAACAATCTCAAACAAGCATGGTTAGCATTTTGGATGGTTTTTACTATCTTTACCATCTTGTTGATTGTAACTACAATTGGTGAGTATCAAGGAAATCCCTTAGTTAATTCTCTTTTAGGATCACAACAACCCAATTTAGAAGGAAAAGAAGTAAGATTTGGTTGGGCGCAAAGTTCATTATTTGCAACTATTACCACCGGGACAATGTGTGGTGCTGTTAACGCACTTCTCGACTCATTTATGCCCCCAGGTGGATTTGTATTTCTCTTTAATTTATTCTTGCAAATAGTTTGGGGAGGTCAAGGAACTGGGACAGCATATTTATTTATCTACTATATTTTAGCAGTGTTTTTAACTGGCTTAATGGTAGGACGGACTCCAGAATTTTTAGGTCGCAAAATCGAGAAAAAAGAAATCGTTCTGTCCAGCGTTGTTTTATTAGTTCACCCCTTCGCCATTCTCATCCCTTGGGCAATAGTTTTTGCTTTTCCCGATGCACTTTCAGGTATTAGTAACCCAGGCTTTCATGGCGTTTCTCAAGTAGTTTATGAATATGCTTCCGCAGCCGCAAATAACGGTTCTGGCTTTGAAGGACTAGCTGATAGTCAACCAGCAGCAACAGGACTTTGGTGGAATCTCAGTGCTAGTTTCAGTATTCTCGCAGGACGTTATATTCCCATTATTGCCTTGTTGCTATTAGCAGATAGTATGTCCAACAAACAACCAGTTCCTATGACTGCCGGTACTCTCAGAACCGACACTGGTTTATTCACTGGAGTTACAGGAGGAGTAATTTTAATTCTTGGGGCGCTGACTTTCTTTCCTGTATTAGTTTTAGGTCCAATTGCAGAATGGTTTTTAATTTCCAAATAA
- the kdpB gene encoding potassium-transporting ATPase subunit KdpB, whose protein sequence is MKTTKTRQERKHTPKVKNTGIYTRAFKQAFVKLDPRNMLKNPVMFLVWVGTIVTALVTIEPNLFGITPDNNPRLFNGLITIILFLTLIFANFAEAVAEGRGKAQADSLRATKSDVVARKLLPDGSIQEVNSATLRRGDQIKVIAGDVIPADGEVIAGVASVDESAITGESAPVLKQPGTDIASSVTGGTRINSDELTIRVTSDPGQGFIDRMIALVEGASRTKTPNEIALTVLLAVLTQVFLVVIVTLPTVSVYVKSPVSIAVLIALLVALIPTTIGGLLSAIGIAGMDRVAQFNVIATSGRAVEACGDINTLVLDKTGTITLGNRMAEEFIPVKGHSLNEVAQISLASSIFDETPEGKSIVKLAESLGAKLSFNPTTAAGIEFSAKTRMSGIDLPNGVEIRKGAVDAIKGFVRSRNGQLTAELNTAYERVSKLGGTPLAVCKNDDIYGVIYLKDIIKPGIKERFDQMRRMGIKTVMLTGDNRLTASVIAEEAGVDDFIAEATPEDKIEVIRSEQAQGKLVAMTGDGTNDAPALAQANVGVAMNSGTQAAKEAANMVDLDSDPTKLIDIVTIGKQLLITRGALTTFSLANDVAKYFAIIPAIFPGIGVNGLNIMGLASTQSAVLSALIYNALIIPALIPLALTGVKFRPLTANQLLQRNIFIYGLGGVIAPFIAIKIIDVFIVSIGLA, encoded by the coding sequence ATGAAAACTACAAAAACTCGACAAGAACGAAAACATACTCCCAAAGTTAAAAATACTGGAATCTATACTAGAGCATTTAAACAAGCATTTGTCAAATTAGACCCACGCAATATGCTAAAAAATCCAGTTATGTTTTTAGTGTGGGTGGGGACGATTGTTACAGCTTTAGTAACTATTGAACCAAATCTTTTTGGGATTACTCCTGATAATAATCCGCGACTTTTTAACGGTCTAATTACCATAATTCTGTTCTTGACTCTTATTTTTGCAAATTTCGCCGAAGCGGTAGCAGAAGGACGAGGAAAAGCGCAAGCTGACTCATTACGGGCGACAAAATCCGATGTTGTAGCCCGAAAACTTCTCCCTGACGGTTCTATTCAAGAAGTTAATTCTGCTACTTTGCGTCGTGGTGATCAAATTAAAGTTATCGCTGGTGATGTTATCCCCGCAGACGGAGAAGTAATTGCTGGTGTGGCTTCTGTAGATGAATCTGCTATTACTGGAGAATCTGCGCCAGTTTTAAAACAACCAGGAACTGATATTGCTAGTTCTGTAACGGGAGGAACGCGCATTAATTCTGATGAACTAACTATTAGGGTAACATCAGATCCAGGTCAAGGTTTTATTGATAGAATGATTGCTTTAGTAGAAGGGGCTTCTCGCACTAAAACCCCCAATGAAATTGCCTTAACTGTACTTTTGGCAGTGCTAACTCAAGTTTTTTTAGTGGTAATTGTCACGCTACCAACAGTGTCAGTTTATGTTAAATCACCTGTGAGTATTGCGGTATTAATTGCCTTATTAGTGGCGTTAATTCCTACTACAATTGGCGGATTATTGAGTGCAATTGGCATTGCCGGGATGGATAGAGTGGCTCAATTTAATGTCATAGCCACATCTGGAAGGGCTGTAGAAGCCTGTGGAGATATTAACACTTTGGTTTTAGACAAAACGGGAACAATTACATTAGGAAACCGCATGGCGGAAGAATTTATTCCTGTTAAAGGTCATTCTCTCAATGAAGTTGCCCAAATTTCCTTGGCATCCAGTATTTTTGATGAAACTCCCGAAGGAAAATCAATTGTTAAATTAGCCGAATCATTAGGAGCAAAATTGAGTTTTAATCCCACAACTGCGGCAGGAATTGAATTTTCAGCAAAAACGCGTATGAGTGGCATTGATTTACCGAATGGCGTAGAAATTCGCAAAGGGGCTGTAGATGCAATTAAAGGATTTGTGCGTTCTCGAAATGGACAATTAACCGCAGAACTTAATACGGCTTATGAGCGAGTTTCTAAATTAGGGGGAACACCATTAGCAGTTTGTAAAAATGATGATATTTATGGTGTAATTTATCTTAAAGATATTATTAAACCGGGGATTAAAGAACGATTTGATCAAATGCGAAGAATGGGAATTAAAACTGTGATGCTGACAGGAGATAACCGTCTCACTGCTTCTGTAATTGCCGAAGAAGCTGGTGTAGATGACTTTATTGCTGAAGCAACTCCAGAGGACAAAATTGAAGTAATTCGCAGCGAACAAGCACAAGGAAAATTAGTCGCTATGACTGGAGATGGTACTAATGATGCCCCAGCTTTAGCACAAGCGAATGTTGGTGTAGCAATGAATTCTGGTACACAAGCTGCAAAGGAAGCTGCTAATATGGTAGATCTGGATTCTGACCCGACAAAATTAATTGATATTGTCACTATTGGTAAACAATTACTAATTACCCGTGGGGCTTTAACAACTTTTTCTCTGGCTAATGATGTCGCTAAATACTTCGCAATCATTCCAGCAATTTTCCCTGGGATTGGGGTAAATGGTTTAAATATTATGGGTTTGGCAAGTACCCAATCAGCAGTTTTATCAGCTTTGATTTACAACGCTTTGATTATTCCGGCATTGATTCCTTTAGCATTAACTGGGGTGAAATTTCGTCCTCTCACTGCTAACCAACTTTTGCAACGGAACATCTTTATTTACGGATTAGGTGGCGTGATTGCTCCTTTTATTGCTATCAAAATTATTGACGTTTTCATTGTATCTATAGGATTAGCTTAA
- the kdpF gene encoding K(+)-transporting ATPase subunit F gives MTISKGHRVPLGLFLLLCLNLLLAPAVQAATSVAESRFSAYTITLLGLVTLCLCVYLFVVIFQPERF, from the coding sequence ATGACAATTTCTAAAGGTCATCGTGTTCCTCTGGGTCTGTTTTTACTACTTTGCTTGAATTTATTATTAGCACCAGCAGTTCAAGCAGCGACTTCGGTAGCAGAATCGCGTTTTTCGGCTTATACGATTACTTTGTTGGGGCTTGTTACTCTGTGTCTTTGTGTTTATTTGTTTGTGGTGATTTTTCAGCCTGAGAGGTTTTAA
- the kdpC gene encoding K(+)-transporting ATPase subunit C yields the protein MSQRHQVSKAIRSTLVLWVITAFIYPLFMLISGQVVFSDQANGSLIKNSQGVIIGSALIGQPFASEKYFWGRPSTTNYSTADPKKDEVGVLKTGVSGASNLAPSNPALLERINGNEGEIQRLKKAGIQPTADLVYTSGSSLDPHITPESAKVQIARVAKARGVEPKQLETLISQNTDGRFLGIFGEPGVNVLKLNLAVDKISK from the coding sequence ATGAGTCAGAGACATCAAGTTAGTAAGGCGATTCGTTCGACTTTGGTTTTGTGGGTGATAACGGCTTTTATTTATCCGTTATTTATGTTGATTTCGGGACAAGTTGTTTTTTCTGATCAGGCTAATGGTAGTTTAATTAAAAATTCTCAAGGTGTGATTATTGGTTCAGCTTTAATTGGTCAACCTTTTGCCAGTGAAAAGTATTTTTGGGGTCGTCCTAGCACTACTAATTACAGCACAGCAGACCCTAAAAAGGATGAAGTTGGTGTTTTGAAGACGGGGGTATCTGGTGCTAGTAATTTAGCTCCCAGTAATCCAGCATTACTAGAACGTATTAATGGGAATGAAGGTGAAATTCAGCGACTTAAAAAAGCGGGTATCCAACCTACTGCGGATTTAGTTTATACTTCTGGTTCGAGTCTTGATCCTCACATTACTCCTGAAAGTGCTAAGGTACAAATTGCCAGAGTAGCAAAAGCGCGAGGAGTTGAACCAAAGCAGTTGGAAACTTTAATTTCTCAAAACACTGATGGTCGTTTCTTGGGTATTTTTGGTGAACCGGGAGTAAATGTTTTAAAACTAAATCTAGCAGTGGATAAAATTAGTAAATAA